In Horticoccus luteus, the following proteins share a genomic window:
- a CDS encoding collagen-binding domain-containing protein yields the protein MNRSRLLLSGAALLLSLGSGIPLRAQLTPDQALATYDQLTRSYNVITLGDLTLNNTHTDGGIAVGGNLTVGSGTIIGLFSNPSAGADPALYANGAVTFNGNSQINNGYVSTPAMSGSVTWTYNPAGNNYQRQLVTGSGMMAYNTSDARAYTDPRTVTGPNGWNWSSVGSSLIAVSNALAAANATGTIGVSGQTLTFTSNASGVTVFNLDASRIVNGYYDANGDGFFDQNTERLSDIKANLAADQYFVINVLNATSAGGKILFDGVNNLSGGSNNQQLLWNILPDNNAATPDKLTLSTNFYGSILAPLVDIENNNHYLNGQLVAGSYTQTNAEIHYADGYSGPVVFSPVPEPGTYALVAVGLGFVAVVWRRRPRPRGTPPA from the coding sequence GTGAATCGGTCACGCCTCCTTCTCTCTGGCGCTGCCCTGTTGCTCTCTTTGGGTAGCGGGATTCCCCTCCGTGCCCAACTTACTCCCGATCAAGCACTCGCGACTTACGATCAGCTCACGCGGTCCTATAACGTCATCACGCTCGGCGATCTCACGCTCAACAACACCCATACCGATGGCGGCATCGCCGTGGGCGGCAATTTGACCGTCGGAAGCGGCACCATCATCGGCCTGTTTTCCAACCCCTCCGCGGGCGCCGACCCCGCGCTCTACGCCAACGGCGCCGTCACCTTCAACGGCAACAGCCAGATCAACAACGGCTACGTCTCAACGCCCGCCATGTCGGGCTCCGTGACGTGGACCTACAACCCCGCCGGCAATAATTACCAACGCCAGCTCGTCACCGGTTCCGGCATGATGGCCTACAACACCAGCGACGCGCGCGCCTACACCGATCCTCGCACCGTCACCGGGCCCAACGGCTGGAACTGGTCCTCCGTCGGCTCGAGCCTCATCGCCGTTTCCAACGCCCTCGCCGCCGCCAACGCCACCGGCACCATCGGCGTCTCCGGTCAGACACTCACCTTCACCAGCAACGCGTCCGGCGTCACCGTCTTCAACCTCGATGCCAGTCGCATCGTCAACGGCTACTACGATGCCAATGGCGACGGCTTCTTCGACCAAAACACCGAGCGACTGAGCGACATCAAGGCCAACCTCGCCGCCGACCAATACTTCGTTATCAACGTCCTCAACGCGACTTCCGCCGGCGGCAAAATTCTCTTCGACGGCGTCAATAACCTCAGCGGCGGTTCCAACAACCAGCAGCTGCTCTGGAATATCCTGCCCGACAACAACGCGGCCACCCCCGACAAGCTCACCTTGAGCACCAATTTTTACGGCAGCATTCTCGCCCCGCTGGTCGACATCGAAAACAACAACCACTACCTCAACGGCCAGCTCGTCGCCGGCAGTTACACGCAGACCAACGCCGAGATTCACTACGCCGACGGCTACTCCGGCCCCGTCGTGTTCTCGCCCGTCCCCGAGCCCGGCACCTACGCCCTCGTGGCCGTCGGCCTCGGCTTCGTCGCGGTCGTCTGGCGCCGCCGCCCGCGCCCCCGCGGCACGCCCCCGGCCTGA
- a CDS encoding tetratricopeptide repeat protein: MFSRFWHLLRSRYDGMYENQRRALIFLVALSACALVISLGWMIGKPFWVRWRHQQAMAQVDAFSRQHDNRNLLLALRRATEIAPGDLATWRRVATELERLGLSDAVLARENIVRLSPADFDARLQLAAAALRFDQPDAGLDALKDVTPAPARAVEIQRLSAELARAMGDEDAFAEKLRAVLALAPADSAARLNLALLDLWHGAPSQRPQALASLAGLLDDPAMRVRAAIELLRDAARSNDPERAGTVVRLLIDRLPAAPQPVAASDLWSQLLASLEHAARQGSADDVSLTARWLASVRQASGALTWLDTLPAPLSASPRVRDVTAELAAQTGDYGRLQTLLLAGAWGPDPGNALPLAIASRLQHERRADERARATWTDALDTARESPATLVTLARLAQIWQDDAAAAVVLRRLVTLTPKRFWAYASLRDIFVRGGNDLDLLWLYGKWQAEAPDDADLAAHWIETACLLNRVSPAVEARLAALAAQSPDSPPTTLALIAFRWRQGDFNGAAALLQKLSLTTRSAPPFDFWTLLISANSGQTIDASLLNKTLVFKDLSTIRQALADEARRKLAALPRTPNLAPDKSLESAKSHLPRLE; the protein is encoded by the coding sequence GTGTTCTCGCGTTTCTGGCATCTCCTGCGCTCCCGCTATGATGGCATGTATGAAAATCAGCGCCGCGCGTTGATTTTTCTCGTCGCTCTCAGCGCGTGCGCCCTCGTGATTTCTCTCGGCTGGATGATCGGCAAGCCATTCTGGGTGCGCTGGCGTCACCAGCAGGCCATGGCGCAAGTCGACGCGTTTTCACGCCAGCACGATAATCGCAACCTCCTCCTCGCGCTGCGCCGCGCCACCGAAATCGCGCCCGGCGATCTCGCTACTTGGCGCCGTGTCGCCACCGAACTCGAGCGCCTCGGTCTGAGCGACGCCGTCCTCGCCCGCGAAAACATCGTGCGCCTTTCGCCGGCCGACTTCGACGCCCGCCTGCAACTCGCTGCCGCCGCCCTTCGTTTTGACCAGCCGGATGCGGGCCTCGACGCCCTCAAGGACGTCACGCCCGCTCCGGCCCGCGCCGTGGAAATTCAACGCCTTTCCGCCGAGCTCGCCCGCGCCATGGGCGATGAAGACGCGTTTGCCGAAAAACTTCGCGCCGTCCTCGCGCTCGCGCCAGCCGACTCCGCCGCGCGGCTCAATCTCGCTCTGCTTGATCTGTGGCACGGCGCCCCCAGTCAACGGCCCCAAGCCCTCGCCTCCCTCGCCGGGTTGCTCGACGATCCCGCCATGCGCGTCCGCGCTGCGATCGAACTCCTCCGCGATGCCGCTCGCTCCAACGACCCCGAACGCGCCGGCACCGTTGTCCGCCTCCTCATCGACCGCTTGCCGGCTGCGCCTCAACCCGTCGCCGCGTCCGACCTGTGGTCGCAGTTGCTCGCGAGCTTGGAGCACGCCGCCCGCCAAGGGTCAGCCGACGACGTCAGCTTGACGGCCCGTTGGCTCGCATCAGTCCGCCAAGCCTCCGGCGCGCTCACCTGGCTCGACACCCTTCCGGCGCCACTCTCAGCGTCGCCCCGCGTTCGCGACGTCACCGCTGAACTAGCCGCTCAAACGGGCGATTACGGCCGTCTCCAGACCTTGTTGCTCGCCGGCGCATGGGGACCCGATCCCGGCAACGCCCTGCCTCTCGCCATCGCCTCCCGTCTCCAACACGAACGCCGCGCCGATGAGCGCGCCCGCGCCACGTGGACCGACGCCCTCGACACCGCTCGCGAATCCCCCGCGACACTCGTCACCTTGGCCCGCCTCGCGCAAATCTGGCAGGACGACGCCGCCGCAGCGGTGGTGCTGCGCCGCCTCGTCACGCTCACGCCGAAACGCTTCTGGGCCTACGCCTCTCTGCGCGATATTTTCGTGCGAGGCGGCAACGACCTCGACCTCCTCTGGCTTTACGGCAAATGGCAGGCCGAAGCACCCGACGATGCCGACCTCGCCGCCCACTGGATTGAAACGGCGTGCCTGCTCAACCGCGTTTCTCCCGCGGTCGAAGCGCGTCTTGCCGCTCTCGCCGCGCAATCGCCGGACAGTCCGCCCACGACGCTCGCCCTGATCGCCTTTCGCTGGCGCCAAGGCGACTTCAACGGAGCCGCCGCTCTGCTTCAAAAGCTCTCCCTCACGACGCGCTCCGCACCGCCTTTCGACTTTTGGACCCTGTTGATCTCCGCAAATTCTGGTCAGACAATCGACGCTTCTTTGTTAAACAAGACTCTCGTTTTCAAAGACCTAAGCACGATTCGCCAAGCTCTTGCCGACGAAGCGCGGAGAAAATTGGCCGCGCTCCCACGCACGCCCAACCTCGCACCCGACAAATCACTGGAAAGCGCGAAAAGTCACTTGCCCCGACTAGAGTGA